From Glycine soja cultivar W05 chromosome 4, ASM419377v2, whole genome shotgun sequence, the proteins below share one genomic window:
- the LOC114408498 gene encoding F-box/kelch-repeat protein At5g42350-like, with amino-acid sequence MFSERLGADESHCQDLQSLSVSKRLVRSVSQKWRKKSNRNSGEEADDVNGVSLRCLNLYGRGGGCKVGADTGDDFGDSSSRRRSSASDEGKGYKPICGPEETAVDCFSYGVKDRFWRRHNRKNSELEELFTNNRMHIFLPDDILEMCLVRLPLTSLMNARLVCKKWRSLTTTPRFLHMRREGSYQSPWLFLFGVVKDGFCSGEIHALDVSLNQWHRIDAHFLRGRFLFSVAGIQDDIFIVGGCSSLTNFGKVDRSSFKTHKGVLAFSPLTKSWRKMPSMKYARSNPILGISEVSLDFPTCQSHQSRQDRRFPRSRIGGVSDVYEDPHKLSMRRHCKPAFNETEASSLPSRKAYKFLRQKSDHSSSKGSKRFLLIAVGGLGSWDEPLDAGEIYDSVSNKWTEIPRLPFDFGVARSGIVCGRMFYVYSETDKLAAYDIERGFWIAIQATPIPPRVHGYYPKLVSSDGRLFMLSVSWCEGDGQIGRRNKAVRKLWELDLMYLTWTEASVHPDAPMDWNAVFVSDKSLIFGVEMFKIIGRVLGFFTVCDVSDMANWNHISRDHVTHELDVSSCLTKSVAVLHL; translated from the coding sequence ATGTTTTCTGAAAGATTGGGGGCAGACGAATCTCATTGTCAAGATTTACAGAGTTTGAGTGTGTCAAAGCGACTTGTGAGGAGTGTTAGCCAGAAGTGGAGGAAGAAGAGTAACAGGAATTCTGGGGAAGAAGCTGACGATGTAAATGGAGTTTCTTTAAGATGCTTAAATCTGTATGGACGAGGTGGGGGCTGCAAGGTAGGTGCTGACACTGGTGATGATTTTGGCGATTCAAGCAGTAGAAGGAGATCTAGTGCCAGTGACGAAGGAAAGGGATATAAGCCGATTTGTGGCCCAGAAGAAACTGCTGTGGATTGCTTTTCATATGGGGTGAAGGACAGGTTCTGGAGGAGACACAACCGAAAGAATTCTGAGCTTGAAGAATTGTTTACAAACAATAGAATGCATATTTTTCTTCCTGATGATATTCTTGAAATGTGTTTGGTTAGGCTTCCACTGACAAGTCTCATGAATGCCCGTCTTGTGTGTAAAAAATGGAGGTCGTTGACCACCACGCCTAGGTTCCTCCATATGAGAAGGGAGGGTTCATATCAAAGTCCATGGTTGTTTCTGTTCGGGGTTGTTAAAGATGGATTTTGTTCTGGTGAGATACATGCGCTGGATGTGTCTCTGAATCAATGGCACAGGATAGATGCTCATTTTCTCAGAGGAAGGTTCTTGTTCTCTGTTGCTGGTATACAGGATGATATCTTCATTGTTGGAGGATGTTCGAGCTTGACTAACTTTGGGAAAGTGGATAGGAGCTCATTCAAAACACACAAAGGGGTGCTTGCATTTAGCCCCTTGACAAAATCTTGGCGTAAAATGCCATCCATGAAATATGCTAGATCAAATCCTATATTAGGAATCTCTGAGGTCAGCTTGGATTTTCCAACTTGTCAAAGTCATCAAAGTCGGCAGGATAGACGTTTTCCAAGATCAAGGATTGGTGGGGTTTCAGACGTCTATGAGGATCCTCACAAGCTTTCAATGAGACGTCATTGCAAACCTGCTTTTAATGAGACTGAAGCTTCATCTTTGCCCAGTCGAAAGGCATACAAATTTCTTAGACAAAAAAGTGACCATTCAAGCTCAAAGGGCAGTAAAAGATTTTTGTTGATAGCTGTAGGAGGTCTGGGGTCTTGGGATGAGCCTCTGGACGCTGGGGAAATATATGATTCTGTGTCAAATAAATGGACTGAAATCCCAAGATTACCTTTTGATTTTGGGGTTGCTCGTTCTGGAATTGTTTGTGGCAGGATGTTTTATGTTTATTCTGAAACAGACAAGCTTGCAGCATATGACATAGAACGGGGTTTCTGGATTGCAATTCAAGCCACTCCAATCCCACCTCGTGTACATGGGTACTACCCCAAACTTGTATCTTCTGATGGCCGCCTTTTCATGCTCTCAGTGTCCTGGTGTGAAGGGGATGGTCAGATTGGGAGACGAAACAAGGCTGTTAGAAAATTATGGGAGTTGGATCTCATGTATCTTACCTGGACTGAAGCCTCAGTGCATCCGGATGCCCCAATGGACTGGAACGCTGTTTTTGTGTCAGATAAAAGCCTGATTTTTGGGGTGGAGATGTTCAAAATAATTGGCCGGGTATTGGGTTTTTTCACCGTTTGTGATGTGTCTGATATGGCAAACTGGAACCATATTTCAAGGGATCATGTTACTCATGAGCTGGACGTTTCTTCGTGCTTGACCAAATCTGTGGCAGTGTTACACCTTTGA
- the LOC114408499 gene encoding U-box domain-containing protein 44-like produces MMAASWDGSSDPGSQSDDSFLERLHIEPLYDAFVCPLTKQVMRDPVTLENGQTFEREAIEKWFKECRESGRRLLCPLTLQELRSTELNPSMALRNTIEEWTARNEAAQLDMARRSLNMGSPENETLQALKYVQHICRRSRSNKYTVRNAGLIPMIVDMLKSSSRKVRCRALETLRVVVEEDDENKELLAEGDTVRTVVKFLSHELSKEREEAVSLLYELSKSATLCEKIGSINGAILILVGMTSSKSEDLLTVEKADKTLENLEKCESNVRQMAENGRLQPLLTQLLEGPPETKLSMATYLGELVLNNDVKVLVAGTVGSSLINIMKSGNMQSREAALRALNQISSCDPSAKILIEAGILSPLVNDLFAVGPNQLPTRLKEISATILASVVNSGEDFYSIPFGPDHQTLVSEDIVRNLLHLISNTGPAIECKLLQVLVGLTISPTTVLSVVAAIKSSGATISLVQFIEAPQKDLRVASIKLLQNLSPHMGQELADALRGSVGQLGSLIKVISENTGITEEQAAAVGLLADLPERDLGLTRQLLDEGAFVMVISRVIAIRQGEIRGTRFMTPFLEGLVKIVARVTYVLAEEPDAIALCRDHNLAALFIDLLQSNGLDNVQMVSATALENLSQESKNLTRLPEMPSLGFCASVFSCFSKQPVITGLCRLHRGICSLKETFCLYEGQAVLKLVGLLDHTNVIVVEAALAALATLIDDGVDIEQGVAILCEAEGVKPILDVLLEKRTETLRRRAVWAVERLLRTDDIAYEVSGDQNVSTALVDAFQHGDYRTRQTAERALKHVDKIPNFSGIFPNMG; encoded by the exons ATGATGGCTGCGAGCTGGGATGGAAGTAGTGACCCTGGCAGTCAGTCAGATGATAGCTTTCTTGAGAGGTTGCACATTGAGCCTCTTTATGATGCCTTTGTATGTCCGCTGACGAAGCAAGTTATGCGTGATCCTGTTACTTTAGAAAATGGGCAGACTTTTGAACGTGAAGCAATTGAAAAATGGTTCAAGGAATGTAGAGAGAGCGGGCGGAGACTGCTATGCCCTTTGACTCTTCAAGAACTAAGAAGTACAGAGCTGAATCCAAGTATGGCTTTGCGTAACACCATTGAAGAATGGACTGCCAGGAATGAAGCTGCACAGCTGGATATGGCTCGCCGGTCATTGAATATGGGGAGTCCAGAAAATGAGACTCTTCAGGCCTTAAAGTATGTCCAGCACATCTGCCGAAGAAGTCGATCAAACAAATACACTGTCCGCAATGCAGGGCTTATCCCAATGATTGTTGACATGCTGAAGAGTAGCAGCCGTAAGGTTCGTTGTAGAGCTCTGGAAACCCTTAGAGTTGTGGTAGAGGAAGATGATGAGAATAAG GAATTGTTGGCTGAAGGGGATACTGTTCGCACTGTAGTAAAATTCCTTTCACATGAGCTTTCTAAAGAAAGAGAGGAGGCTGTCTCCTTGCTTTACGAGCTCTCAAAATCTGCAACCCTTTGTGAGAAGATTGGTTCTATCAATGGTGCCATTCTTATACTAGTAGGGATGACAAGCAGCAAATCAGAAGATCTTCTCACTGTTGAGAAGGCAGATAAAACATTGGAGAATCTGGAGAAGTGTGAGAGTAATGTGCGGCAGATGGCCGAAAATGGTAGATTGCAGCCTCTTCTGACCCAGCTTCTTGAAG GTCCACCAGAAACCAAACTCTCCATGGCTACATACCTTGGTGAGCTGGTTTTAAACAATGATGTTAAAGTCCTTGTTGCTGGAACTGTGGGTTCATCTCTGATCAATATAATGAAAAGTGGTAATATGCAATCAAGAGAAGCAGCACTGAGGGCACTAAATCAGATATCATCATGTGACCCAAGTGCAAAAATTTTAATAGAGGCTGGAATACTTTCTCCTCTTGTCAATGACCTTTTTGCAGTCGGTCCTAATCAGCTTCCAACACGATTAAAAGAGATCTCCGCTACAATTCTTGCTAGTGTTGTAAACTCAGGAGAAGACTTTTATTCCATTCCATTTGGGCCTGACCACCAAACTCTGGTCTCAGAGGATATAGTTCGTAATCTACTCCATCTTATAAGTAACACTGGTCCAGCAATAGAGTGCAAACTTCTCCAAGTTCTTGTTGGACTTACTATTTCTCCAACTACAGTTCTGAGTGTTGTGGCTGCTATCAAAAGCTCTGGTGCCACCATCAGTCTAGTTCAGTTCATTGAGGCACCACAGAAAGATCTGCGTGTAGCTTCCATAAAACTTCTTCAGAATTTGTCTCCTCATATGGGTCAGGAACTAGCTGATGCACTACGCGGCTCAGTTGGACAGCTTGGTAGTCTAATTAAAGTCATATCAGAAAATACAGGAATCACTGAAGAGCAGGCAGCGGCCGTTGGCCTTTTAGCGGATCTTCCTGAACGGGACTTGGGCCTCACAAGACAGCTACTAGATGAAGGTGCCTTTGTGATGGTCATATCCAGGGTGATTGCCATCAGGCAGGGAGAGATCCGAGGCACTCGCTTCATGACACCATTTCTTGAGGGGCTTGTAAAGATTGTTGCAAGGGTTACATATGTCTTGGCAGAAGAGCCTGATGCCATTGCTCTCTGCCGTGATCACAATCTTGCCGCTCTCTTTATTGATCTGCTTCAGTCCAATGGACTTGATAACGTACAGATGGTTTCTGCTACAGCTCTGGAGAATTTATCCCAAGAATCGAAAAACTTAACCAGACTACCTGAAATGCCATCGCTGGGTTTTTGTGCTTCAGTGTTTTCATGCTTCAGCAAGCAGCCAGTCATAACTGGATTGTGTAGGCTCCACCGAGGGATATGTTCTTTAAAAGAAACATTCTGTCTCTATGAAGGGCAGGCAGTGCTTAAGTTAGTAGGTCTACTGGACCACACAAATGTGATTGTGGTCGAGGCAGCACTTGCAGCCTTAGCTACTTTAATAGATGATGGAGTAGATATTGAGCAAGGAGTGGCAATTTTGTGTGAAGCAGAGGGAGTGAAGCCTATACTGGATGTGCTACTTGAGAAAAGAACAGAAACATTGAGGAGGAGGGCAGTTTGGGCAGTGGAGAGACTATTGAGAACAGATGATATAGCCTATGAAGTTTCTGGGGACCAAAATGTGAGTACTGCACTTGTGGATGCTTTCCAGCATGGTGACTATCGAACTCGGCAGACAGCTGAGCGTGCCCTCAAGCATGTTGATAAGATTCCAAACTTCTCAGGAATCTTTCCAAACATGGGATGA